In Streptomyces chartreusis, the following proteins share a genomic window:
- a CDS encoding PaaX family transcriptional regulator, producing MINVSDQHAPRSLIVTLYGAYGRHMPGPVPVAELIRLLAAVGVDAPSVRSSVSRLKRRGLLLPARTAQGAAGYELSPDARQLLDDGDRRIYTATPPEDEGWVLAVFSVPESERQKRHVLRSRLAGLGFGTAAPGVWIAPARLHEEARHTLQRLRLDEYVDFFRGEHLGFTPTAEAVARWWDLAAIAKEHDAFLDRHEPVLHDWERREDTPPEEAYRDYLLALDSWRHLPYTDPGLPARLLPEYWPGARSAAVFQGLHERLRDAGATYAGL from the coding sequence ATGATCAACGTGTCCGACCAACATGCACCACGGTCTCTGATTGTCACGCTCTACGGCGCCTACGGCCGCCACATGCCCGGCCCCGTGCCGGTCGCGGAGCTGATCAGACTGCTGGCCGCGGTCGGCGTGGACGCCCCGTCCGTCCGCTCGTCGGTGTCGCGGCTGAAGCGGCGCGGGCTGCTGCTGCCGGCCCGTACGGCGCAGGGCGCGGCCGGGTACGAACTGTCGCCGGACGCCCGTCAGTTGCTCGACGACGGCGACCGCCGCATCTACACCGCCACGCCGCCCGAGGACGAGGGCTGGGTGCTCGCGGTGTTCTCGGTCCCGGAGTCGGAGCGGCAGAAGCGGCATGTGCTGCGCTCCCGGCTGGCCGGCCTCGGCTTCGGTACGGCGGCGCCCGGTGTGTGGATCGCGCCGGCGCGGCTCCACGAGGAGGCCCGGCACACCCTTCAGCGGCTGCGCCTGGACGAGTACGTCGACTTCTTCCGCGGCGAGCACCTCGGCTTCACGCCGACCGCCGAGGCCGTGGCCCGCTGGTGGGACCTGGCCGCGATCGCCAAGGAGCACGACGCGTTCCTCGACCGGCACGAGCCCGTGCTGCACGACTGGGAGCGGCGGGAGGACACCCCGCCCGAGGAGGCGTACCGCGACTACCTCCTCGCCCTGGACTCCTGGCGTCACCTCCCCTACACCGACCCCGGGCTGCCCGCCCGGCTGCTGCCCGAGTACTGGCCGGGCGCGCGTTCGGCCGCCGTCTTCCAGGGACTGCACGAGCGTCTGCGCGACGCGGGGGCGACCTACGCCGGTCTGTGA
- the cysD gene encoding sulfate adenylyltransferase subunit CysD translates to MTGAAVTGSVLSHLDALESEAVHIFREVAGEFERPVILFSGGKDSIVMLHLALKAFTPAPVPFALLHVDTGHNFPEVIDYRDRVVAAHGLRLHVASVQDYIDRGVLRERPDGTRNPLQTLPLTEKIQSGRFDAVFGGGRRDEEKARAKERVFSLRDEFSQWDPRRQRPELWNLYNGRHAPGEHVRVFPLSNWTELDVWQYMAREHIELPNIYYAHQREVFRRGDMWLTAGEWGGPKDGETVEKRQVRYRTVGDMSCTGAVDSDADTIDRVIAEIAASRLTERGATRADDKLSEAAMEDRKREGYF, encoded by the coding sequence GTGACGGGGGCTGCGGTGACGGGGTCCGTGCTTTCGCACCTGGACGCGCTGGAGTCCGAGGCGGTGCACATCTTCCGCGAGGTGGCGGGTGAGTTCGAGCGGCCGGTGATCCTGTTCTCCGGCGGCAAGGACTCCATCGTCATGCTGCACCTGGCGCTGAAGGCGTTCACGCCGGCGCCGGTGCCGTTCGCGCTGCTGCACGTCGACACCGGGCACAACTTCCCCGAGGTCATCGACTATCGCGACCGTGTGGTGGCCGCACATGGGCTCCGGCTCCATGTGGCCTCCGTACAGGACTACATCGACCGGGGTGTGCTGCGCGAACGTCCCGACGGCACCCGTAACCCGCTGCAGACGCTGCCGCTGACGGAGAAGATCCAGAGCGGGAGGTTCGACGCGGTCTTCGGCGGCGGTCGCCGGGACGAGGAGAAGGCGCGGGCCAAGGAGCGGGTGTTCAGTCTCCGGGACGAGTTCTCGCAGTGGGACCCGCGCCGGCAGCGGCCCGAGCTGTGGAACCTGTACAACGGCCGGCACGCCCCCGGCGAGCACGTCCGTGTGTTCCCGCTGTCCAACTGGACCGAGCTGGACGTGTGGCAGTACATGGCGCGCGAGCACATAGAGCTCCCGAACATCTACTACGCCCATCAGCGTGAGGTGTTCCGGCGCGGCGACATGTGGCTGACCGCCGGTGAGTGGGGCGGCCCCAAGGACGGCGAGACCGTCGAGAAGCGGCAGGTCCGCTATCGCACCGTCGGCGACATGTCCTGCACCGGCGCCGTGGACTCCGACGCCGACACCATCGACAGGGTGATCGCCGAGATCGCCGCCTCCCGCCTCACCGAGCGCGGCGCCACCCGCGCCGACGACAAGCTCTCCGAGGCCGCGATGGAGGACCGTAAGCGCGAGGGGTACTTCTAA
- a CDS encoding sulfate adenylyltransferase subunit 1, protein MISTANMISTAVGGIDTLRLATAGSVDDGKSTLVGRLLHDSKSVLADQLEAVEHASRSRGQDAPDLALLTDGLRAEREQGITIDVAYRYFATPRRRFILADTPGHVQYTRNMVTGASTAELAIILVDARNGVVEQTCRHAAVAALLRVPQVVLAVNKMDLVGYGEKEFDRIVEDFAGHAAELSLPGFTPIPVSALAGDNVVERSAHMDWYTGPALLEFLEEVPVGADPADAPARFPVQYVIRHGEVRHYAGQLASGALRVGDRVTVHPSGETSEITGIDVLGTGVAVARAPQSISVRLADERDVSRGDMITAGVGVPVLTKEVRAAVCHLADRPLKVGDRVLVRHTTRTVKAVVKDLAGAAELTANDLGRIGLRTAEPLALDDYATSRRTGAFLIIDPADGTTLTAGMVEL, encoded by the coding sequence ATGATCAGCACGGCCAACATGATCAGCACGGCCGTCGGCGGCATCGACACCCTGCGCCTCGCGACGGCCGGTTCCGTCGACGACGGCAAGTCCACCCTTGTCGGCCGGCTGCTGCACGACTCGAAGTCCGTCCTCGCCGACCAGCTGGAGGCCGTGGAACACGCCTCCCGCAGCCGTGGCCAGGACGCACCCGACCTCGCGCTGCTCACCGACGGCCTGCGCGCCGAGCGGGAGCAGGGCATCACCATCGACGTGGCGTACCGCTACTTCGCCACGCCCCGGCGCCGGTTCATCCTCGCCGACACCCCGGGCCATGTGCAGTACACCCGCAACATGGTCACCGGCGCCTCCACCGCGGAGCTCGCGATCATCCTGGTCGACGCGCGCAACGGCGTCGTGGAGCAGACGTGCCGGCACGCGGCCGTCGCCGCCCTGCTCCGGGTCCCCCAGGTGGTCCTGGCCGTCAACAAGATGGACCTGGTCGGGTACGGGGAGAAGGAGTTCGACCGGATCGTCGAGGACTTCGCGGGCCATGCGGCGGAGCTGAGTCTGCCGGGCTTCACGCCGATTCCCGTCTCGGCACTGGCCGGCGACAACGTCGTGGAGCGCTCCGCCCACATGGACTGGTACACAGGGCCGGCGCTGCTGGAGTTCCTGGAGGAGGTCCCCGTTGGCGCCGACCCGGCGGACGCGCCCGCCCGCTTCCCCGTCCAGTACGTCATCCGGCACGGCGAAGTCCGCCACTACGCGGGCCAGTTGGCGTCCGGTGCGCTGCGGGTCGGCGACCGGGTGACCGTGCACCCGTCCGGCGAGACGTCCGAGATCACCGGCATCGACGTCCTCGGCACGGGTGTCGCGGTGGCCCGCGCGCCGCAGTCGATCAGTGTGCGTCTCGCCGACGAGCGGGACGTCTCGCGCGGCGACATGATCACCGCGGGGGTCGGCGTCCCGGTGCTCACCAAGGAGGTGCGGGCGGCGGTCTGCCATCTGGCCGACCGGCCCCTGAAGGTCGGGGACCGCGTGCTGGTCCGGCACACGACGCGGACCGTGAAGGCGGTCGTCAAGGACCTGGCCGGCGCCGCCGAGCTGACCGCGAACGACCTCGGCCGGATCGGCCTGCGCACGGCCGAGCCGCTGGCCCTGGACGACTACGCGACCTCTCGGCGTACGGGCGCGTTCCTGATCATCGACCCGGCGGACGGCACGACGCTGACCGCGGGCATGGTCGAGCTGTAA
- the cysC gene encoding adenylyl-sulfate kinase, with amino-acid sequence MTTTPRTRGATVWLTGLPSAGKTTIARLLGDRLKTEGHRVEVLDGDEIRRFLSAGLGFSREDRNTNVQRIGLVSEVLARNGVLSVVPVIAPYADSREAVRKRHEASGTPYVEVHVATPVEVCSERDVKGLYARQAAGRLTGLTGVDDPYEPPSDPSLVLPTQVQSPQESADAVYAVLAERGLL; translated from the coding sequence ATGACCACCACGCCAAGAACCCGGGGAGCCACGGTCTGGCTGACGGGGCTGCCGAGCGCGGGCAAGACCACGATCGCCCGGCTGCTCGGAGACCGTCTGAAGACCGAGGGACACCGCGTGGAGGTCCTCGACGGCGACGAGATCCGGCGTTTCCTCTCCGCGGGCCTGGGCTTCTCACGGGAGGACCGCAACACCAACGTGCAGCGCATCGGCCTGGTCTCGGAGGTCCTCGCGCGCAACGGCGTGCTGTCCGTCGTCCCGGTCATCGCCCCGTACGCCGACAGCCGCGAGGCGGTGCGCAAGAGGCACGAGGCGAGCGGTACGCCGTACGTCGAGGTGCATGTGGCGACCCCGGTCGAGGTGTGCAGCGAGCGGGACGTGAAGGGGCTGTACGCCAGGCAGGCCGCGGGTCGGCTGACCGGGCTGACCGGCGTCGACGACCCGTACGAGCCGCCGTCGGATCCCTCGCTGGTCCTGCCCACACAGGTCCAGTCGCCGCAGGAGTCGGCCGACGCGGTGTACGCCGTGCTGGCGGAACGGGGGCTGCTGTGA
- a CDS encoding ATP-binding protein, with amino-acid sequence MNGPALHDRSAASASWRIALPHTTAAVPVARALVRTALAELEHAADSDTAELLTAELVANAVEHTAGSGPIELVVELLPSGCQVEVHDPDPAPPGNLTQPTRGEPDPWQEHGRGLLLIRTLSSSCGHRPTGSGKAVWFRLPVVPAQRRPL; translated from the coding sequence ATGAACGGACCCGCCTTGCACGATCGCTCCGCCGCCTCCGCCTCATGGCGTATCGCGCTGCCGCACACCACCGCGGCCGTGCCTGTCGCACGCGCACTGGTCCGTACGGCGCTGGCGGAGCTGGAGCATGCCGCGGACAGCGACACGGCGGAGCTGCTCACGGCGGAGCTGGTCGCGAACGCCGTGGAGCACACCGCGGGAAGCGGCCCGATAGAGCTCGTGGTGGAGTTGCTGCCGTCCGGCTGCCAGGTCGAGGTGCACGACCCGGACCCGGCCCCGCCGGGCAACCTGACACAGCCCACCCGGGGTGAGCCCGACCCCTGGCAGGAGCACGGCCGCGGCCTGCTCCTGATCCGCACCCTCAGCTCGTCCTGCGGTCACCGCCCGACGGGCTCCGGCAAGGCGGTGTGGTTCAGACTGCCGGTCGTACCGGCCCAGCGCCGCCCGCTGTGA
- a CDS encoding enoyl-CoA hydratase family protein, whose amino-acid sequence MSPFTGSAARTPDWKHLRVEHADGVVTVTLARPEKLNALTFGAYADLRDLLAELSREKAVRALVLAGEGRGFCSGGDVDEIIGATLAMDTAQLLDFNRMTGQTVRAIRECPFPVIAAVHGVAAGAGAVLALAADFRVADPTARFAFLFTRVGLSGGDMGAAYLLPRVVGLGHATRLLMLGEPVRAPEAERIGLISELTEEGGADEAAAALARRLADGPALAYAQTKALLTAELDMPLAAAVEMDASTQALLMNGEDYAEFHASFTEKRPPKWQGR is encoded by the coding sequence ATGAGTCCCTTCACCGGCTCCGCCGCCCGCACCCCCGACTGGAAACACCTGCGGGTCGAGCACGCCGACGGGGTCGTCACCGTCACCCTCGCCCGTCCCGAGAAACTCAACGCGCTCACCTTCGGCGCCTACGCCGACCTGCGCGATCTGCTCGCGGAGCTGTCCCGGGAGAAGGCGGTACGGGCCCTGGTGCTGGCCGGCGAGGGCCGCGGCTTCTGCTCCGGCGGCGACGTCGACGAGATCATCGGCGCGACCCTCGCCATGGACACCGCCCAGCTCCTCGACTTCAACCGCATGACCGGGCAGACCGTGCGGGCGATCAGGGAGTGCCCGTTCCCGGTGATCGCGGCCGTGCACGGGGTGGCGGCCGGGGCCGGCGCCGTACTCGCGCTCGCGGCCGACTTCCGGGTCGCCGACCCCACCGCACGCTTCGCGTTCCTCTTCACCCGGGTCGGCCTGTCCGGCGGCGACATGGGCGCCGCGTACCTGCTGCCCAGGGTCGTCGGCCTCGGCCACGCGACCCGGCTGCTGATGCTGGGCGAACCGGTCCGGGCTCCCGAGGCCGAGCGGATCGGCCTCATCAGCGAGCTGACGGAGGAGGGCGGCGCGGACGAAGCCGCGGCGGCCCTCGCCCGCCGCCTGGCCGACGGCCCGGCGCTCGCCTACGCCCAGACGAAGGCGCTGCTGACGGCCGAGCTGGACATGCCGCTGGCGGCGGCCGTGGAGATGGACGCGTCGACGCAGGCCCTGCTGATGAACGGCGAGGACTACGCGGAGTTCCACGCGTCCTTCACGGAGAAGCGCCCGCCGAAGTGGCAGGGGAGGTAG
- a CDS encoding bifunctional salicylyl-CoA 5-hydroxylase/oxidoreductase: protein MLSAKGTVPTSGARGTARPATHDPQSPTKTSHPLRVAIIGGGPGGLYAAALLKRLDPTREITVWERNAPDDTFGFGVVLSDETLGGIEHADPAVYEAMQNDFVRWDDIDIVHRGARHTSGGHGFAALGRKRLLEILHDRCRDLGVELRFRTEALDPAGLADTYDLVIAADGVNSATREAYAHVFRPHVATHHCRYIWLAADFAFDAFRFEIAETEHGVMQLHGYPYAADASTVIVEMREEVWQAAGFAELDEQGSVDRCAKIFADALRGRPLKSNKSAWTTFRTVVNEHWSHGNVVLLGDAAHTAHFSIGSGTKLAVEDALALAACLEEQPDITSALSAYEEERRPVVASTQRAARASLEWFENLGLYLDQPPLQFAFNLLTRSRRVTHDNLRLRDAGFTGAVERDFGCPTGTPPMFTPFRLRGLTLRNRVVVSPMDMYSATDGVPGDFHLVHLGSRALGGAGLVMTEMVCVSPEGRITPGCTGLYTGRQADSWKRVVEFVHTQAPGTAIGVQLGHSGRKGSTKLMWEGMDEPLDDGNWPLVAASPIPYKPDSQIPRELSRSQLTDIREQFTSAAWRAARAGFDLLELHCAHGYLLSGFLSPLTNRRTDAYGGTLEKRLRFPLEVFDAVRNVWPEERPMTVRISATDWAEGGTGADDAVEIARAFAAHGADAIDVSTGQVVADERPEFGRSYQTPYADRIRRTTGLPVIAVGAISSWDDVNSLILAGRTDLCALARPHLYDPNWTLHAAAEQGYDGPGVVWPDPYRAGSRRPQTGRTDAPKPRLTLGT, encoded by the coding sequence ATGCTGTCGGCCAAGGGGACTGTCCCGACTTCAGGGGCGCGGGGAACTGCGCGACCAGCCACGCACGACCCGCAGTCGCCGACGAAGACCAGCCACCCCCTACGCGTCGCGATCATCGGCGGCGGTCCCGGAGGGCTCTACGCGGCGGCGTTGCTCAAACGCCTCGACCCCACCCGCGAGATCACCGTCTGGGAACGCAACGCCCCCGACGACACCTTCGGCTTCGGCGTCGTCCTCTCCGACGAGACCCTCGGCGGAATCGAGCACGCCGACCCCGCGGTCTACGAGGCGATGCAGAACGACTTCGTGCGGTGGGACGACATCGACATCGTGCACCGAGGAGCCCGGCACACCTCCGGCGGCCACGGCTTCGCCGCCCTCGGCAGGAAACGCCTCCTGGAGATCCTGCACGACCGCTGCCGCGACCTCGGCGTGGAACTCCGCTTCCGCACCGAGGCCCTCGACCCGGCCGGGCTCGCGGACACGTACGACCTGGTCATCGCCGCCGACGGTGTGAACAGCGCCACCCGTGAGGCCTACGCCCATGTGTTCCGCCCACATGTGGCCACCCACCACTGCCGCTACATCTGGCTCGCCGCGGACTTCGCCTTCGACGCCTTCCGCTTCGAGATCGCCGAGACCGAGCACGGCGTGATGCAACTGCACGGCTACCCGTATGCGGCCGACGCCTCCACCGTGATCGTCGAGATGCGCGAAGAGGTCTGGCAGGCCGCCGGGTTCGCGGAACTCGACGAACAGGGGTCCGTCGACCGCTGCGCCAAGATCTTCGCGGACGCGCTGCGCGGACGGCCGCTGAAGTCCAACAAGTCGGCCTGGACCACCTTCCGCACGGTCGTCAACGAGCACTGGTCGCACGGCAACGTCGTCCTGCTCGGCGACGCCGCCCACACCGCCCACTTCTCCATCGGCTCCGGCACCAAGCTCGCCGTCGAGGACGCCCTCGCCCTCGCCGCCTGCCTGGAGGAACAGCCCGACATAACGAGCGCGCTCAGCGCGTACGAGGAGGAGCGCAGACCGGTCGTCGCCTCCACCCAGCGGGCCGCCCGCGCCAGCCTGGAGTGGTTCGAGAACCTCGGGCTCTACCTCGACCAGCCGCCCCTGCAGTTCGCCTTCAACCTGCTCACCCGCAGCCGCCGCGTCACCCATGACAACCTGCGCCTGCGCGACGCCGGCTTCACCGGTGCCGTGGAACGCGACTTCGGCTGCCCCACCGGCACACCGCCGATGTTCACCCCGTTCCGGCTGCGCGGCCTGACCCTGCGCAACCGGGTCGTCGTGTCCCCCATGGACATGTACTCGGCCACGGACGGCGTCCCCGGCGACTTCCACCTCGTCCACCTCGGCTCCCGCGCCCTCGGCGGCGCCGGCCTGGTGATGACCGAGATGGTGTGCGTCAGCCCCGAGGGACGCATCACCCCCGGCTGCACCGGCCTCTACACCGGCAGGCAGGCCGACTCCTGGAAGCGCGTTGTCGAGTTCGTGCACACCCAGGCACCCGGCACCGCGATAGGGGTGCAACTCGGCCACAGCGGACGCAAGGGCTCGACCAAGCTGATGTGGGAGGGCATGGACGAGCCACTGGACGACGGCAACTGGCCGCTCGTGGCCGCGTCCCCGATCCCCTACAAGCCGGACAGCCAGATTCCGCGCGAACTCAGCCGCTCCCAGCTCACCGACATCCGCGAGCAGTTCACGTCCGCCGCCTGGCGCGCCGCCCGTGCCGGGTTCGACCTCCTCGAACTGCACTGCGCGCACGGCTATCTGCTCTCCGGCTTCCTCTCCCCGCTCACCAACCGGCGTACCGACGCCTACGGCGGCACCCTGGAGAAACGACTCCGCTTCCCGCTGGAGGTCTTCGACGCCGTACGGAACGTATGGCCCGAGGAGCGGCCCATGACCGTCCGTATCTCCGCCACCGACTGGGCCGAGGGCGGCACCGGCGCCGACGACGCCGTGGAGATCGCCCGCGCCTTCGCCGCGCACGGCGCCGACGCCATCGACGTGTCGACGGGGCAGGTCGTGGCCGACGAACGCCCGGAGTTCGGACGGTCGTACCAGACGCCGTACGCGGACCGGATCCGCCGCACCACCGGCCTGCCCGTGATCGCGGTCGGCGCGATCTCCTCCTGGGACGACGTCAACTCCCTCATCCTGGCGGGCCGCACGGACCTGTGCGCCCTCGCCCGCCCCCACCTCTACGACCCGAACTGGACCCTGCACGCGGCGGCCGAGCAGGGCTACGACGGTCCGGGCGTCGTGTGGCCGGACCCGTACCGGGCGGGCAGCCGCCGACCCCAGACCGGACGCACCGACGCCCCCAAGCCCCGGCTGACGCTGGGGACTTGA
- a CDS encoding AMP-binding protein: MAGLHRSAHVDTFAREHLPPPDQWPELRFDLPGLRYPERLNAAAELLDGPDDDRPVFHTPAGDTWTYGTLRARVDRLAHVLTSDLGVVPGNRVLLRGPTTPWLAACWLAVLKAGAVAVTVLAQQRPHELRTMCEIARVRHALCDIRAVDDLAKAEMPDLRITTYGGDAPDDLLRRPAPDTPYPAVDTACDDVALIAFTSGTTGRPKGCMHFHRDLLAIADTFSEHVLQPHVGDVFAGSPPLGFTFGLGGLVVFPMRAGASALLLEQAGPKQLLPAIAEHRVSVLFTAPTAYRAMLDELDPNDISSLRRCVSAGENLPAATWQAWHERTGLRIINGIGATELLHIFISAADEHIRPGTTGVPVPGWHARVVDDEGQGLPDGEPGLLAVRGPVGCRYLADPRQREYVRHGWNVTGDTYVREGDGYFRYVARADDMIISAGYNIAGPEVEEALLRHPDVLETAVVGRPDEARGQVVVAYAVLREGARRDAEALRAFVKAELAPYKSPREIVFLDALPRTATGKLQRFRLRDGGDPQGDRH, from the coding sequence ATGGCCGGTCTGCACCGATCCGCCCACGTCGACACCTTCGCCCGCGAGCACCTGCCACCGCCCGACCAGTGGCCCGAGCTCCGTTTCGACCTGCCGGGGCTGCGCTACCCCGAACGGCTCAACGCCGCGGCCGAGCTGCTCGACGGCCCCGACGACGACCGGCCCGTGTTCCACACCCCGGCCGGCGACACATGGACGTACGGCACACTGCGAGCCCGGGTGGACCGGCTCGCCCATGTGCTCACCAGTGACCTCGGAGTCGTTCCGGGCAACCGGGTGCTGCTGCGCGGCCCGACCACACCGTGGCTGGCCGCCTGCTGGCTGGCGGTGCTGAAGGCGGGCGCGGTCGCCGTCACCGTGCTGGCCCAGCAGCGTCCGCACGAGCTGCGGACCATGTGCGAGATCGCCCGGGTGCGGCACGCGCTGTGCGACATCCGCGCCGTGGACGACCTCGCCAAGGCCGAGATGCCCGACCTGCGCATCACGACGTACGGCGGCGACGCCCCCGACGACCTGCTGCGCCGCCCGGCCCCCGACACGCCGTACCCGGCCGTCGACACCGCCTGCGACGACGTCGCGCTCATCGCCTTCACCTCCGGGACCACCGGACGGCCCAAGGGCTGTATGCATTTCCACCGGGATCTGCTCGCGATAGCCGACACCTTCTCGGAACATGTGCTGCAACCACATGTGGGCGATGTCTTCGCCGGCAGTCCCCCGCTCGGCTTCACCTTCGGGCTCGGCGGACTGGTCGTCTTCCCGATGCGGGCCGGCGCCAGCGCCCTGCTCCTCGAACAGGCCGGTCCCAAGCAGCTGTTGCCCGCGATCGCCGAGCACCGGGTGTCGGTGCTGTTCACGGCCCCGACGGCGTACCGCGCGATGCTCGACGAGCTCGACCCGAACGACATCTCCTCCCTGCGCCGCTGCGTCTCGGCGGGCGAGAACCTGCCCGCCGCCACCTGGCAGGCCTGGCACGAGCGGACCGGGCTGCGCATCATCAACGGCATCGGCGCCACCGAGCTGCTGCACATCTTCATCTCCGCCGCCGACGAGCACATCAGGCCCGGGACGACCGGCGTACCCGTCCCCGGCTGGCACGCGCGCGTGGTCGACGACGAGGGGCAGGGCCTGCCCGACGGGGAACCGGGTCTGCTGGCCGTGCGCGGCCCCGTCGGCTGCCGCTATCTCGCCGACCCGCGGCAACGCGAGTACGTGCGCCACGGCTGGAACGTCACCGGCGACACCTACGTCCGGGAGGGTGACGGCTACTTCCGCTATGTGGCCCGCGCGGACGACATGATCATCTCGGCCGGTTACAACATCGCGGGCCCTGAGGTCGAGGAGGCCCTGCTGCGCCACCCGGACGTCCTGGAGACGGCGGTGGTGGGGCGGCCCGACGAGGCACGCGGCCAGGTCGTCGTGGCATACGCCGTGCTCAGGGAGGGTGCGCGACGCGACGCGGAGGCCCTGCGCGCGTTCGTCAAGGCGGAGTTGGCGCCGTACAAGTCGCCGCGCGAGATCGTCTTCCTGGACGCGCTGCCGCGCACCGCGACCGGAAAGCTCCAGCGGTTCCGGCTGCGCGACGGCGGTGACCCACAGGGTGACCGGCACTGA
- the argF gene encoding ornithine carbamoyltransferase, whose translation MATVPNALAGRHFLKELDLTEEEFLGLIELAAELKAAKKAGVEMQYLRGRNIALIFEKTSTRTRCAFEVAAADQGASTTYLDPSGSQIGHKESVKDTARVLGRMYDGIEYRGDSQEKVEDLAVYSGVPVYNGLTDDWHPTQMLADVLTMTEHSDKPLKEIAFAYLGDARFNMGNSYLITGALLGMDVRIVAPEEYWPNDGVVARARKLAEDSGAVITLTEDVADGVRGADFVATDVWVSMGEPKEVWAERIAALGPYAVTMDVLRATGNPDVRFLHCLPAFHDLGTKVGREIFEQYGLQSLEVTDEVFESEHSVVFDEAENRMHTIKAVLVATLGR comes from the coding sequence ATGGCGACTGTCCCGAACGCCCTCGCCGGCCGCCACTTCCTCAAGGAGCTCGACCTCACCGAGGAGGAGTTCCTGGGGCTGATCGAGCTGGCCGCGGAGCTGAAGGCCGCCAAGAAGGCCGGCGTCGAGATGCAGTACCTGCGGGGCAGGAACATCGCGCTGATCTTCGAGAAGACCTCGACGCGCACGCGCTGCGCGTTCGAGGTCGCGGCCGCCGACCAGGGCGCCTCCACGACGTACCTGGACCCGTCCGGCTCGCAGATCGGGCACAAGGAGTCCGTGAAGGACACCGCGCGCGTGCTCGGCCGGATGTACGACGGTATCGAATACCGCGGGGACAGCCAGGAGAAGGTGGAGGACCTGGCGGTGTACTCGGGCGTGCCCGTCTACAACGGCCTGACCGACGACTGGCACCCCACCCAGATGCTCGCCGACGTGCTCACCATGACCGAGCACTCGGACAAGCCGCTCAAGGAGATCGCCTTCGCGTACCTGGGCGACGCCCGCTTCAACATGGGCAACTCGTACCTGATCACCGGCGCGCTGCTCGGCATGGACGTACGGATCGTCGCGCCCGAGGAGTACTGGCCGAACGACGGCGTCGTGGCCCGGGCCCGGAAGCTGGCGGAGGACAGCGGCGCCGTCATCACGCTGACCGAGGACGTCGCCGACGGGGTCCGGGGCGCCGACTTCGTCGCGACCGACGTATGGGTCTCCATGGGGGAGCCCAAGGAGGTCTGGGCCGAGCGGATCGCCGCGCTCGGCCCCTACGCGGTGACCATGGACGTCCTGCGTGCCACCGGCAACCCGGACGTCAGGTTCCTGCACTGCCTGCCGGCCTTCCACGACCTCGGCACGAAGGTCGGCCGGGAGATCTTCGAGCAGTACGGTCTTCAGTCGCTGGAGGTCACGGACGAGGTCTTCGAGTCGGAGCACTCGGTGGTCTTCGACGAGGCGGAGAACCGGATGCACACGATCAAGGCCGTCCTGGTGGCCACGCTCGGACGCTAG